In the genome of Staphylococcus durrellii, one region contains:
- a CDS encoding TRAP transporter large permease, giving the protein MTLVAGLVLFISFFVFLFYGLPIAISIILSSIITLLLILPFDVTIATAAQRMVTGIDDFTMLAIPLFVLAGIIMNNGGIAFRLVNFAKVLVGRLPGSLAHTNTVGNMLFGSISGSSVAAAAAMGRIMGPMEKAQGYKKEYSAAANIASAPSGLLIPPSSLLIVYSLVSGGTSIAALFIAGYIPGILWGICCMIVAFFMAKKHGYKGSEKIAWKDKIFLFLDAIPSLLLIVIVIGGIVVGVFTATEGAAVAVLYATVLSLIYKSLKIKNIPSIIKETAEITGMILFLITASALFSLVMSYTGLPEAISKSIISLTDNPILLLLLMNVILLIIGTFMDITPAVLIFTPIFLPISEAIGLDPIHFGIIIAFNLCIGNITPPVGSALFVGASVGEVRVESVFKYLLPYFAILIILLLVITFIPQLSLFLPKLLGL; this is encoded by the coding sequence ATTTTTGTTTTATGGATTACCGATAGCTATTTCTATTATTTTAAGTTCTATAATTACATTATTATTGATATTACCTTTTGATGTAACCATTGCGACAGCAGCACAACGTATGGTTACAGGGATAGATGATTTTACAATGTTAGCAATTCCATTGTTTGTGTTAGCTGGTATCATTATGAATAATGGTGGTATAGCATTTAGATTAGTTAACTTTGCAAAAGTCTTGGTAGGACGATTGCCTGGTTCGCTGGCACATACAAACACTGTTGGGAACATGTTATTCGGTTCAATATCTGGTTCAAGTGTTGCCGCTGCGGCTGCCATGGGTCGTATCATGGGGCCTATGGAAAAAGCACAAGGCTATAAAAAAGAATATTCTGCCGCTGCAAATATCGCTTCTGCACCATCAGGTTTATTAATACCTCCAAGTTCTTTACTAATAGTGTATTCTCTAGTTAGTGGTGGGACATCTATAGCGGCACTATTTATTGCAGGATATATTCCAGGTATTTTATGGGGCATTTGCTGTATGATTGTTGCATTTTTTATGGCTAAAAAACATGGCTATAAAGGATCTGAAAAGATTGCATGGAAAGATAAAATATTTTTATTTTTAGATGCTATTCCAAGCTTATTACTAATTGTCATAGTAATAGGTGGGATTGTAGTTGGCGTGTTTACAGCAACAGAAGGAGCAGCAGTAGCTGTATTATATGCAACAGTATTGTCGCTCATTTATAAAAGTTTAAAAATTAAAAATATACCAAGTATAATTAAAGAAACTGCAGAAATTACAGGGATGATTTTATTTTTAATTACTGCTTCGGCATTATTTTCACTCGTTATGAGTTATACAGGTTTACCTGAAGCAATATCTAAAAGTATTATTTCGTTAACTGATAATCCAATTCTGTTATTACTATTAATGAATGTTATTTTATTAATAATTGGAACTTTTATGGATATTACGCCAGCAGTATTAATTTTTACTCCGATTTTTTTACCAATATCTGAAGCTATAGGCTTAGATCCTATTCATTTTGGAATTATTATAGCCTTTAACTTATGTATAGGTAATATTACGCCACCAGTGGGAAGTGCGTTGTTTGTGGGGGCTAGTGTTGGAGAAGTCAGGGTAGAATCAGTATTTAAATATTTATTACCTTATTTTGCTATACTTATCATTTTATTACTTGTCATTACCTTTATACCGCAATTATCATTATTTTTACCAAAATTATTAGGATTATAA
- a CDS encoding glycoside hydrolase family 31 protein: MTHKIAHLVNAHTVEIKHPVKKCFYIIRVLENTIINVKISKNARITLPTYTITPYDTVLPYEGLSRYHTHGFALSKFTVDENDEDITIKTTQLKLVINKQRLKFYWFQKDAKDIFQPLFNDRQTQAYHFDISDNHSTCHYISREIDEKYFGLGEKSGTVNKHGERYRMLNIDAMGYSAKNTDPLYKHIPFYITYKPSNEMTYGLYYDDYQRSTFDLGKELDNYHGYYRYYETEATFLDYYVIGGSTIKDVTQKFSQITGRPTVFPSWSASYSGSTMQYTDEPRSQSRLSHFLNDCKKHDINVRSFHLSSGYTSIDDKRYVFNWNYDKFPNPQAFGKAFTDNKVEVVANIKPSLMLNHPLLDEVLEFDGFIKDEHGDPLKIQFWDDEGYYLDFTNPQTIAWWQHQIKTKLIDNHIHCTWNDNNEFEIWDSHAQVYGFNSGHTNFNDYRAIMPLLMSMASREIQIKETDTTTPYIISRSGCAGMSKYVQTWTGDNNTSWESLKYNNYMAQGLSLSGVHNFGHDIGGFSGPKPDPELFLRWVQNGIFYPRFSIHSWNSDQTVNEPWMHPEVLEDVKAAMHLHERLIPYFDQLQQESHHDFMPIVRPTFLEFERDTQTLEDYDTWMLGSKMLVSPVVEPGQSTKTIYLPQNNKGWVNFFTQESYEGGQYISLDIELDTIPIFIQKNSQIPMYDDKLEHEKLISFN; this comes from the coding sequence ATGACTCATAAAATTGCACATTTAGTTAACGCACATACCGTCGAAATAAAACATCCGGTCAAAAAATGTTTTTATATTATTCGTGTATTAGAAAATACTATTATCAACGTAAAAATAAGTAAAAACGCTCGTATAACGCTACCTACTTATACTATTACGCCTTATGACACTGTTTTACCATACGAAGGTTTATCAAGATATCATACACATGGTTTTGCATTATCCAAATTTACTGTCGATGAAAACGACGAGGACATAACTATTAAGACGACTCAATTAAAATTAGTAATAAATAAACAACGTTTGAAATTTTATTGGTTTCAAAAAGATGCTAAGGATATATTCCAACCTTTATTTAATGATCGTCAAACTCAAGCTTATCATTTCGACATTTCCGATAACCATTCTACATGCCATTATATTTCCAGGGAAATAGATGAAAAATACTTTGGCCTAGGTGAAAAGTCGGGCACAGTAAATAAACACGGCGAACGCTATCGCATGTTAAATATTGACGCTATGGGTTATAGCGCCAAAAATACTGACCCTTTATATAAACATATTCCTTTTTATATTACTTATAAGCCATCAAATGAAATGACGTATGGTCTTTATTACGATGATTATCAACGCTCAACATTTGATTTAGGGAAAGAACTAGACAATTATCATGGCTATTATCGTTATTATGAAACGGAAGCAACTTTCTTAGACTATTATGTTATAGGTGGCTCTACTATAAAGGACGTAACACAAAAGTTCAGTCAAATAACAGGTCGCCCAACTGTTTTTCCTAGCTGGAGCGCTTCATACTCAGGTTCAACGATGCAGTATACTGACGAACCACGTTCTCAGTCACGTTTATCTCACTTTCTAAATGATTGTAAAAAACACGATATTAATGTACGTTCATTTCATTTATCATCAGGCTATACATCCATAGACGATAAGCGGTATGTCTTTAATTGGAATTATGACAAGTTTCCTAATCCTCAAGCATTTGGTAAGGCATTTACCGATAATAAGGTGGAAGTGGTAGCAAACATTAAGCCATCACTTATGTTAAATCATCCCCTACTTGACGAAGTCTTGGAGTTTGACGGTTTTATAAAAGATGAACATGGCGACCCTCTTAAAATTCAATTTTGGGATGATGAAGGCTATTACTTAGACTTTACTAATCCTCAAACGATTGCATGGTGGCAACATCAAATCAAAACAAAATTAATCGACAACCACATTCATTGCACGTGGAATGACAATAATGAATTTGAAATTTGGGATTCACACGCGCAAGTTTATGGCTTTAATAGCGGTCATACTAACTTCAATGACTATAGAGCAATCATGCCATTATTAATGTCTATGGCATCTAGGGAGATTCAAATTAAAGAAACTGACACCACTACTCCTTATATCATTAGTCGTTCCGGTTGTGCAGGTATGTCTAAATACGTGCAAACTTGGACCGGTGATAACAATACGAGCTGGGAATCTTTAAAATATAATAATTATATGGCTCAAGGATTAAGCTTATCGGGAGTACATAACTTTGGTCATGATATCGGAGGCTTTTCCGGACCCAAACCTGATCCTGAACTATTTTTACGTTGGGTACAAAATGGTATATTTTATCCTCGTTTTTCAATACATTCTTGGAATAGCGATCAAACGGTAAATGAACCTTGGATGCATCCTGAAGTGCTCGAAGATGTTAAAGCAGCAATGCATCTTCATGAACGCTTAATTCCTTATTTTGACCAATTACAACAAGAGAGTCATCATGATTTTATGCCTATTGTACGACCAACGTTTTTAGAGTTTGAACGAGACACTCAGACATTAGAAGATTACGACACATGGATGTTAGGTTCGAAGATGTTAGTTTCACCAGTAGTAGAACCGGGACAATCAACTAAAACAATCTACTTACCACAAAACAATAAAGGTTGGGTTAATTTCTTTACACAAGAAAGTTATGAAGGTGGTCAATATATCTCCTTAGATATTGAACTTGACACTATCCCTATCTTCATTCAAAAAAATAGTCAAATTCCTATGTATGACGATAAATTAGAGCATGAAAAATTAATATCTTTTAATTAA